In Candidatus Nitronauta litoralis, one DNA window encodes the following:
- a CDS encoding PAS domain-containing protein, translating to MDSSFSYEDIIKSANDIVIVTEAFPLDDPGPRIVYVNEAFTQLTGYLLDEVVGKTPRILQGKDSSPEARAEIRKALERQEPFRTTIVNFSKSGEKYWLDINIIPLRDEQGKVTHFAAIERDLTEIKQVEEEIREKNRQLQELNETKNKFLGIASHDLRNPLYLIRSFSEIIKEETVGPVTDKQKELLEKIFNSSDYMKSLLENLLDISKIESGKIDLDMKLQDLNRVVQTQFELNQLLAEKKQIRLETSLGGIPQVKFDESAIVQVIGNFIGNAIKFSPPDTRVQIVTEAREGFVRFSVRDEGPGLSPEDQKLLFGEFQTLTSRPTGGEKSTGLGLAIVKKIISLHGGKVGVESRLGEGSEFYFDLSCN from the coding sequence ATGGATTCCAGTTTTTCATACGAAGATATTATCAAGTCTGCCAATGATATTGTGATCGTAACTGAAGCATTTCCCCTTGACGATCCGGGGCCGAGGATTGTCTATGTAAACGAGGCCTTCACTCAACTCACTGGCTACCTGCTTGATGAGGTGGTAGGTAAAACTCCCCGGATACTGCAGGGTAAGGACTCCTCTCCAGAAGCCCGGGCAGAGATCAGGAAGGCCCTGGAGAGGCAGGAACCTTTCAGAACCACCATCGTAAATTTTTCAAAGTCCGGGGAAAAATACTGGCTTGATATAAATATCATCCCCCTCCGGGATGAGCAGGGTAAAGTGACTCATTTCGCTGCCATTGAAAGAGACCTTACGGAAATCAAGCAGGTGGAGGAGGAAATCCGGGAAAAGAACCGCCAGCTGCAGGAGTTGAACGAAACGAAAAACAAGTTTCTTGGTATCGCCTCGCACGATTTAAGAAACCCTCTATATCTGATTCGATCGTTCAGTGAAATTATTAAAGAGGAGACGGTAGGACCGGTCACCGACAAACAAAAAGAGCTGTTGGAAAAAATTTTCAATTCCAGCGACTACATGAAAAGTCTTCTGGAAAACCTGCTAGACATTTCCAAAATTGAAAGTGGAAAAATTGATCTTGATATGAAACTGCAGGATTTGAACAGGGTTGTTCAAACCCAGTTTGAATTGAACCAGCTTCTGGCAGAGAAGAAACAAATCCGCCTGGAAACGTCTCTCGGTGGAATCCCGCAGGTGAAATTTGATGAAAGCGCCATTGTCCAGGTCATTGGTAATTTTATTGGAAACGCGATCAAATTTTCACCACCCGACACCCGAGTCCAAATAGTGACTGAAGCCAGGGAAGGTTTTGTCAGGTTTTCTGTACGTGATGAAGGGCCGGGATTGTCGCCCGAAGACCAAAAACTGTTGTTCGGTGAATTTCAGACACTGACTTCCAGACCTACAGGCGGAGAAAAATCCACGGGCCTGGGTCTCGCCATTGTGAAAAAAATAATTTCCCTTCATGGCGGGAAAGTGGGTGTCGAGAGTCGCCTGGGTGAGGGCAGTGAATTTTATTTTGATCTATCCTGCAACTAG
- a CDS encoding methyltransferase domain-containing protein codes for MTSSLFPDSSEFIKRDTRKTRWAIPYHSECLNARTHVLLGQNGDSLDGKSVFDAASHIGTLSYAALQLGANHVRGVDSEARTITTANELFEHHGITKDRYRFEVGDVLEFLEEAGPNAFDTVLCFGMLYYTAEPYRLLKLMCRAARNCVLIDTFTAKYAALTGKDAAHILPNVTDETWQLPTLITTLTQSAKKDYTLPESFPYKDNPVSLTAFPTESLLELWFDSLGGTYRKLDWSAYKTRDCSWRDLMTPDQKKSSHWADVYTAGVRVAYRLDLKS; via the coding sequence ATGACCTCCTCTCTTTTTCCAGATTCATCAGAATTTATCAAGCGGGACACTCGAAAGACCCGTTGGGCCATCCCTTATCATTCAGAATGCCTGAACGCCCGAACCCATGTTTTACTGGGTCAGAATGGGGATTCGCTTGATGGAAAATCTGTTTTCGATGCCGCCTCACATATTGGAACCCTATCCTATGCTGCCCTACAACTGGGAGCGAATCATGTGAGGGGAGTGGACTCTGAAGCTCGAACGATTACCACCGCAAATGAATTATTCGAACACCACGGAATCACAAAGGACCGTTACCGTTTTGAGGTGGGGGATGTTCTGGAATTTCTGGAGGAGGCGGGACCCAACGCTTTCGATACGGTCCTGTGTTTTGGCATGTTGTATTACACAGCGGAACCCTACCGGCTGCTCAAGCTGATGTGTCGAGCAGCGCGTAACTGTGTTTTAATCGACACCTTCACTGCCAAATACGCCGCGCTGACAGGAAAAGACGCGGCCCATATTCTCCCAAATGTAACGGACGAAACCTGGCAACTGCCGACCCTCATCACCACGCTAACCCAATCAGCCAAAAAAGATTACACCCTGCCGGAATCATTTCCTTATAAAGACAACCCCGTTTCACTCACCGCTTTCCCGACTGAATCTCTGCTGGAATTATGGTTTGATTCGCTTGGGGGGACTTATCGGAAGCTGGACTGGTCGGCTTATAAAACACGCGATTGTTCCTGGCGGGACCTCATGACACCCGATCAGAAAAAATCATCGCATTGGGCGGATGTTTATACGGCGGGTGTAAGGGTTGCGTATCGACTGGATCTTAAAAGCTAG